One window of Scheffersomyces stipitis CBS 6054 chromosome 1, whole genome shotgun sequence genomic DNA carries:
- a CDS encoding predicted protein, which translates to MSSYFNSKGQFYTVLGTPESIDDDRVIVFLHGLGSSQNFHYPVASRLAEKNVCLLIDHEGAANSKLNKADLSLEDLSENVFQILQQANLVQKKIILVGHSMSGMLINYINIYHSDKINIVGNVLIAPVHPTEQAADVFSKRIESLKNEISLERFANIFPELATGSKCSTLAKAFIRQLLLSQNVEGYCANCRAIVSGGNYKLPSQYNKITARTMIIRGEEDKVTPWNGCIENIAGSLKNVEVFSLPNVGHWIVLEAPDEVYEQVSVFLRK; encoded by the coding sequence atgtcCAGTTACTTCAATTCTAAGGGCCAGTTCTACACCGTATTAGGAACTCCGGAATCAATTGACGATGACAGGGTTATAGTGTTTCTACATGGGTTGGGTTCATCCCAGAACTTCCACTATCCAGTTGCATCTAGActtgctgaaaagaatgtATGTTTGCTTATAGACCATGAAGGTGCCGCCAATTCGAAACTTAATAAAGCGGATCTTAGTCTCGAAGATTTGAgtgaaaatgtctttcagattcttcagcagGCAAATTTAgtacagaagaaaatcatcTTAGTGGGACATTCAATGTCAGGTATGTTGATTAACTACATCAATATATACCACTCAGATAAAATCAACATCGTCGGGAACGTATTAATAGCTCCCGTGCATCCAACTGAACAAGCAGCGGATGTTTTCAGCAAGAGAATAGAActgttgaaaaatgaaatttcGTTGGAAAGGTTCGCCAACAtatttccagaacttgCAACTGGATCAAAATGTAGTACTTTGGCCAAGGCATTCATTAGACAATTATTGCTTAGTCAAAATGTAGAAGGATATTGTGCCAATTGTAGAGCTATTGTTAGTGGGGGCAACTATAAGCTACCTTCCCAATACAATAAGATCACAGCTAGAACGATGATCATTcgtggagaagaagataaagtAACTCCTTGGAATGGCTGTATAGAGAACATTGCCGgaagtttgaagaatgtaGAAGTTTTTAGCCTTCCCAACGTAGGACATTGgattgttcttgaagctCCCGACGAAGTCTATGAGCAAGTTAGCGTCTTCCTTCGTAAATAG
- the FST12 gene encoding zinc finger transcription factor of the Zn(2)-Cys(6) binuclear cluster domain type (Fungal-specific transcription factor; zinc finger transcription factor of the Zn(2)-Cys(6) binuclear cluster domain type) has protein sequence MEILMEPKRKKTPIIISSVLEPERRKKVTKACDYCKKRKYKCSGKSPCYLCEKKKIECKFSIVDKRTTKVKKKKGGISKSTNSHPDGIAASSSEIAADALVQSNSYVDSAPDGSSSKDNLGSKPKAAYIPKSLQPLLSFPLGEDGETVSDDEGGYSKPMDDDEDMPEEDQNGIESLSNNYGKSSRLLFDSAGNLRYIGESSPLSLLFECRNIFLSTIGSCEFTSDPQGVNIIDEPGKIKNGIPVQLPKREHCNILVKFFESNVNSTWYVFNMRYFKEYIVDYIYDNPIRARPEKLVLLHLVLALGLLYAETSKSFLIEDLESSSINSLAFFESGCNLMRNTVDDGKLWLSEAYLLIYFYYQSTSKRSTSWIMLGTAIRNAQALGLHRKFINESFRDREYIMHRRKLWRSLYVCDRSSSILLGRPLLIGDYDWDDFDNVDLIDYEDKINHDKNIYCLIEIAKVCKINGKIVHNFYLDGMISPARAEKLAIELKLWSINLPKELQIDRILRGTNSEVSSDKFALLLLHLSQLYGIMLLSKPFFMYIAFKSNIANNSGGSVPPRRNRHEATMVNFCKASVKSSVLTIQLINLYRERHPQRIESYTTVNCCFMAALILGLSILHRKNNPEFQDEYNIALLMETLNTAKIILSFYGPINATSQRFYKIVGKMQRSLEAAYGDMEHMISSSVSSPNNIRDGIFSTPSAAPLNIAALQNHSLRGGNASDLEALMNFQQFFVPSASKAGGINEDFATQSTTSSAAGEPLEAFMYNMGTNDILFDGNI, from the exons ATGGAAATCTTGATGGAGCCTAAGCGGAAAAAAACCCCCATCATCATCTCATCCGTCCTCGAGCCGGAGAGACGAAAGAAAGTCACCAAGGCGTGTGACTATTGCAAGAAGCGAAAATATAAATGTAGCGGCAAATCGCCTTGCTATCTCtgtgaaaagaagaagatcgaATGCAAGTTCTCCATAGTCGACAAGAGAACAaccaaagtcaagaagaagaaagggGGTATTTCTAAATCCACTAATTCACACCCCGATGGTATAGCGGCCAGTTCTAGCGAAATAGCCGCGGACGCTCTCGTCCAATCAAACAGCTACGTCGATCTGGCTCCTGACGGCTCTTCATCCAAAGATAACCTAGGTTCCAAGCCAAAAGCCGCTTATATCCCCAAAAGTCTCCAGCCACTTCTTTCCTTTCCCTTGGGCGAAGATGGCGAAACAGTCAGTGATGACGAAGGTGGATATTCTAAGCCCATggatgatgacgaagatatGCCCgaagaagatcaaaacGGAATTGAAA GCTTGTCCAACAACTATGGCAAGAGTTCTAGGCTCTTGTTTGATTCTGCTGGAAATTTGCGCTATATTGGAGAAAGCAGTCCTTTATCCCTTTTATTTGAATGTCGTAACATTTTCCTTAGCACTATTGGAAGCTGTGAGTTCACATCTGATCCTCAGGGTGTTAACATAATTGATGAACCAGGAAAGATCAAAAACGGAATTCCTGTGCAATTGCCGAAAAGAGAACACTGCAACATTCTTGTTAAGTTCTTTGAATCTAACGTCAACTCCACCTGGTACGTTTTCAACATGCGCTACTTCAAGGAGTACATTGTAGACTACATTTACGACAACCCTATTAGGGCCAGACCCGAAAAACTAGTATTGCTCCATTTGGTGTTAGCGTTGGGTTTGTTGTATGCTGAAACTTCCAAAAGCTTTCTcattgaagacttggagtcttcttccatcAACTCGCTAGCTTTCTTTGAAAGTGGCTGTAATTTGATGAGAAACACCGTGGATGATGGGAAGTTGTGGCTTTCTGAAGCATATCTCTTGATATACTTCTATTACCAATCCACTTCCAAAAGAAGTACATCCTGGATTATGTTAGGCACGGCTATCAGAAACGCTCAAGCTTTAGGTTTGCATCGTAAGTTCATCAACGAGTCATTCAGAGACAGAGAGTATATTATGCATCGCCGAAAATTATGGAGAAGTTTGTATGTCTGCGACAGAAGCTCTTCAATACTTTTGGGACGCCCACTTTTGATCGGTGACTACGACTGGGACGACTTTGACAACGTGGATCTTATTGACTACGAGGATAAGATCAATCATGACAAGAATATTTATTGCTTGATAGAAATTGCTAAAGTGTGCAAAATCAACGGGAAAATCGTGCATAATTTCTACTTGGATGGGATGATATCACCTGCACGAGCAGAGAAGTTAGCAATCGAGTTAAAGCTATGGTCAATTAACTTGCCCAAAGAATTACAAATCGACAGAATTTTAAGAGGCACTAACCTGGAAG TCAGTTCGGATAAATTTGCCTTGCTATTGCTTCACTTATCCCAATTGTATGGAATTATGCTTTTAAGTAAGCCATTTTTCATGTACATCGCTTTCAAAAGCAACATAGCCAATAATTCTGGTGGACTGGTGCCACCtagaagaaacagacaTGAAGCTACAATGGTCAATTTTTGCAAGGCAAGCGTGAAATCGTCAGTATTAACTATTCAGCTTATTAATCTCTACCGTGAACGACACCCGCAGAGAATAGAGCTGTACACCACTGTAAATTGTTGCTTTATGGCAGCATTAATACTTGGTTTGTCTATTCTCCATAGGAAGAATAACCCTGAATTTCAAGATGAGTACAATATTGCTCTTCTTATGGAAACACTCAATACAGCAAAGATAATTTTATCCTTCTACGGCCCAATTAATGCTACATCTCAGCGGTTCTACAAAATTGTTGGTAAGATGCAACGTTCACTAGAGGCAGCCTATGGAGACATGGAACATATGATATCATCTTCTGTCTCTTCTCCGAATAATATTAGAGACGGCATTTTCAGCACTCCTTCGGCGGCTCCTTTGAATATTGCTGCTTTACAGAACCACTCTCTAAGAGGAGGAAATGCCAGTG ACTTGGAAGCGCTTATGAACTTTCAGCAATTCTTCGTCCCTTCGGCTTCCAAAGCAGGTGGCATCAACGAAGATTTCGCTACTCAATCCACAACTTCGTCAGCTGCTGGTGAACCGCTTGAAGCATTTATGTATAATATGGGAACAAATGATATCTTGTTCGATGGAAATATTtaa
- the HDQ2 gene encoding hydroxyquinol 1,2- dioxygenase, with protein MSQEFTEYVKTAFGPKSTPKTRRVLGSLIQHIHDFTRENHITVDEWMWGVNFINRIGQMSDEKRNEGILVSDVIGLEALVDTITHASDAKGHTSSAIIGPFYRDNSPVYPNGASIIQKEVGGEKTLVSGKVTDTKGQPLKGAKIEVWHCAPNGLYEQQDPEQPEYNLRGTFYADDEGNYSFVGLRPTAYPIPYDGPAGDLLQLMDRHPMRPGHIHWRVSHPEFHTLITQIYDSECKYAKDDSVFAVKEDIIVNFNPVEDNSPLKAKGIQNTLDYDIILVLEEEIRKTRQKVEDQHAAVEKTLTARLDSVNV; from the coding sequence ATGTCTCAAGAATTCACAGAATATGTAAAGACTGCTTTTGGTCCAAAGTCTACCCCAAAGACCCGTCGTGTTCTTGGATCCTTGATCCAACACATTCACGACttcaccagagaaaacCACATCACTGTGGATGAATGGATGTGGGGTGTTAACTTCATCAATAGAATTGGACAAATGTCTgatgagaagagaaacGAAGGTATTTTGGTTTCTGACGTAATTGGATTGGAAGCTTTGGTCGATACCATCACCCACGCTTCCGATGCTAAGGGACacacttcttctgctaTTATTGGTCCATTCTACCGTGACAACTCCCCTGTGTATCCCAATGGCGCCTCCATTATTCAGAAGGAAGTTGGTGGTGAGAAGACCTTAGTATCGGGAAAGGTCACTGACACCAAGGGCCAACCATTAAAGGGTGCCAAGATCGAGGTCTGGCACTGTGCACCAAATGGTTTATATGAGCAGCAAGATCCTGAGCAACCGGAATACAACTTGAGAGGTACTTTCTATGCTGATGACGAGGGAAACTACTCCTTTGTCGGTTTAAGGCCAACTGCCTATCCAATCCCATACGATGGTCCAGCTGGCGATTTGTTGCAGCTTATGGACAGACATCCTATGAGACCTGGCCACATTCACTGGAGAGTGAGCCATCCAGAATTCCACACATTGATTACTCAAATTTATGACAGTGAATGTAAGTACGCCAAGGATGATTCGGTTTTCGCTGTTAAGGAGGACATTATCGTTAATTTCAACCCTGTTGAGGACAATTCCCCATTGAAGGCCAAGGGTATTCAAAACACCTTAGACTATGATATTATTTTGgtcttggaagaagaaattagaaAGACACGTCAAAAGGTTGAAGACCAGCATGCGGCTGTGGAAAAGACTTTGACGGCCAGATTAGATTCTGTTAACGTTTAA
- the GST2 gene encoding Glutathione S-transferase (Glutathione S-transferase II (GST-II)), producing the protein MSAAANAIKLYTAGTPNGYKISIFLELLGLKYDVQKVNIREGEQKQDWFVQLNPNGRIPTLVDNSTGVTISQTGAILQYLADTYDKENKFSYKIGTKEYYKQLEYLVFSVAEQGPITGQLSHFTFAAPEKIPYAINRYSTDVKRIVGVFDDILSRNKEALYLVGPHISIADISVFGWANSLHRVNLDLSEFKLFNKYVEALREIPEIQKGLTIPN; encoded by the exons ATGTCTG CTGCTGCTAACGCTATTAAATTATACACTGCTGGTACCCCCAACGGTTACAAgatctccatcttcttggagttgttggGTTTGAAGTACGATGTGCAAAAAGTCAACATtagagaaggagaacaaAAGCAGGACTGGTTTGTTCAACTTAACCCTAACGGAAGAATCCCAACTTTAGTTGACAACTCTACTGGTGTGACTATTTCCCAAACGGGGGCTATTTTGCAGTATCTCGCTGACACCTACGACAAGGAAAACAAGTTTTCCTACAAGATTGGTACCAAGGAATACTACAAGCAATTGGAATATTTGGTTTTCTCTGTTGCTGAACAGGGTCCAATCACAGGTCAACTCTCTCACTTCACCTTTGCTGCCCCAGAAAAGATTCCATATGCAATCAACCGTTACTCCACCGATGTCAAGAGAATCGTTGGAGTTTTCGATGACATCTTGAGTCGTAACAAGGAAGCTTTGTATTTGGTGGGTCCACACATCTCTATTGCTGATATCTCCGTATTTGGCTGGGCCAACTCGTTGCATCGTGTCAATCTTGATTTATCTGAATTCAAGTTATTCAATAAGTACGTTGAAGCATTGAGAGAAATTCCAGAAATTCAAAAGGGTTTGACTATCCCAAATTAA
- the MDR5 gene encoding multidrug-resistance transporter: MAAKKEKQEIFEESNAGDGTRREDQYIGGYKLIIVVTSLLISMLLSVMDATIVVTILPQISNKFDGFEKINWLTSGFLLAIASLTATWGKLSIVIGRKLGIVLSIIIFMIGSLVCALANSMDMLIGGRVVAGVGGGGLQSLVLVVLTEILPIEYRTFGIMLLSITTALGSVIGPLIGGAFSRFDWRWCFYINLPVGGLSLLLLVAVFNPPAPKGKIKDKIKMIDYFGTFLLSSGSVLVLLALSFGSSYQYTWNSAAFISCIVIGVISSVLFCVWNYNYSKYPLIPPEITEVLSLDATVITATAMFGFFFANQIYLSVYFQSIKGMDGWHSGLHLLPIIVSSVVSTLIGGMISQITGYLKPISILAGIIGVVGNALLYLLKVDSSLGKIIGLLILPGISSGLQIQSTAMLSQVSAPKTPGGTILATTLYTFGRTMGGAIGSELATLTYSESLKHIFKRALKHETNSTVLQDIQEIGFGSLLENTSLLAKLHPVTQEFFKAQMMKSIVNVFHMGTGLAALALIASVFQSNLKVPKQSKGVDEDNDQEENTD; this comes from the coding sequence atggctgcgaaaaaggagaaacaagaaatcttcGAAGAGAGTAATGCAGGAGATGGGACCAGGAGAGAAGATCAGTACATTGGCGGGTACAAATTGATTATTGTCGTCACGTCACTCCTAATAAGTATGCTTCTTTCTGTTATGGATGCCACAATTGTTGTGACCATTCTTCCTCAAATCTCCAACAAGTTTGATGGctttgaaaagatcaacTGGCTCACTTCCGGTTTTCTATTAGCAATTGCCCTGTTGACAGCTACTTGGGGAAAACTTTCAATTGTCATTGGGAGAAAGTTGGGTATAGTCCTTTCCATTATTATCTTTATGATTGGCTCTTTGGTGTGTGCTTTGGCGAATAGTATGGACATGCTCATTGGTGGAAGGGTTGTGGCAGGTGTCGGTGGTGGCGGACTTCAGTCATTggttcttgttgtcttgACTGAAATTCTTCCTATAGAATATAGAACTTTTGGTATCATGCTTTTGTCAATAACAACAGCTCTTGGTTCTGTCATTGGGCCTTTGATTGGAGGTGCATTTTCTAGATTTGACTGGAGGTGGTGCTTCTATATAAACTTACCAGTTGGTGGGTTATCGcttttgttgttggtcGCTGTATTCAATCCGCCTGCGCCAAAGGGAAAGATAaaagacaagatcaaaATGATCGACTATTTTGGAACATTCCTACTTAGTAGTGGGTCAGTCTTGGTATTGCTTGCTTTAAGTTTCGGGTCTTCGTACCAATACACTTGGAATTCTGCAGCTTTTATTTCTTGCATTGTGATTGGGGTCATTTCTTCCGTCTTATTCTGTGTATGGAACTACAACTACTCGAAATACCCTCTTATTCCTCCAGAAATTACTGAGGTGCTTCTGTTGGATGCCACAGTGATTACAGCTACGGCAATGTTTGGGTTTTTCTTTGCCAATCAAATCTACTTGTCAGTGTACTTTCAATCCATTAAAGGCATGGACGGCTGGCATTCAGGTCTTCATTTATTGCCTATTATAGTCTCTTCTGTCGTCAGTACTCTCATTGGAGGTATGATTTCTCAGATTACAGGATATCTCAAACCAATCTCAATATTAGCAGGTATTATTGGTGTGGTAGGCAATGCTTTATTATACCTTTTGAAAGTCGATTCCAGCTTAGGGAAGATCATTGGATTGTTGATTTTACCTGGCATTTCGTCTGGTTTGCAAATCCAATCTACAGCAATGTTGTCCCAAGTATCTGCCCCCAAAACTCCTGGAGGTACAATTTTGGCTACTACCTTGTACACTTTCGGTAGAACAATGGGCGGTGCAATTGGCTCCGAGCTTGCTACTCTCACGTATAGTGAGTCTCTTAAACATATATTTAAACGAGCTTTAAAGCACGAGACCAACTCAACAGTTTTGCAAGACATCCAGGAGATCGGTTTCGGCTCCTTATTGGAAAACACCTCATTACTTGCAAAGTTACATCCGGTGActcaagaattcttcaaggcACAAATGATGAAATCAATTGTAAATGTGTTCCACATGGGAACAGGTCTCGCTGCCTTAGCATTGATTGCATCCGTATTTCAAAGCAACTTAAAAGTTCCGAAACAAAGTAAGGGAGTCGATGAAGATAACgaccaagaagagaatacaGAC
- a CDS encoding predicted protein: MIRFRSRSRPHTPDSSILSPATSLASSSKHKLSKEELVAYLKKKIAGANKNIKKAKIKLSKFSQKGKPPEYSLAVKRHSNDFADEITYVDRVGDVCFANTYSTIDLKSAPSYELAHTEAPYHVTDEKVTLPDHPPNFEDIKNTPENGDAAISNMTTTTNTNNTDTNITANTNTIANTNTITNTIVDTNAITHSMVNTNDLSKSTANNIKKEIPSPVIQPYDHYRSYNKKPISKPYPLKYKSQLNQLMNRRSPAPVTPSPPSFVSLHDFIAYQSDQFCHYHLVHKHDNIFKCKRYETLGIEISKSSDLVVNISFALKMTFILISASILVQTLAFIFM, translated from the coding sequence ATGATTCGCTTCAGGTCTAGAAGTCGTCCCCATACCCCCGACTCGTCCATACTTTCGCCGGCCACTTCCTTGGCTAGCTCCAGCAAACACAAGCTCTCCAAGGAAGAGTTGGTAGcctacttgaagaaaaagatagCAGGggccaacaagaacataAAAAAGGCAAAGATAAAactttccaagttttcaCAGAAGGGAAAGCCGCCTGAATACTCGTTGGCAGTAAAAAGACACTCCAACGACTTTGCTGATGAGATCACCTATGTCGATAGAGTCGGAGACGTTTGTTTTGCAAACACATACTCAACCATCGATTTGAAGTCAGCTCCTTCCTACGAGCTTGCCCATACAGAGGCACCGTATCACGTCACAGATGAAAAGGTAACACTACCGGATCATCCACCcaactttgaagatatcaagaaTACTCCCGAGAACGGTGATGCAGCTATCTCTAATATGACTACGACTACCAATACCAATAATACGGATACTAATATCACCGCTAATACTAATACCATTGCTAATACTAATACAATCACTAATACTATTGTTGATACTAATGCCATCACCCATTCCATGGTTAATACTAATGACCTTTCTAAATCTACTGCCAATaatatcaagaaagaaattccTTCACCTGTGATACAGCCTTACGACCACTACCGTTCTTATAACAAGAAACCCATCAGTAAACCGTATCCTCTCAAGTACAAATCGCAGTTGAACCAACTCAtgaacagaagaagtccaGCACCTGTCACGCCACTGCCCCCTTCCTTTGTATCACTACACGATTTCATAGCATACCAGAGCGACCAGTTCTGTCACTACCATTTAGTGCATAAGCACGACAACATATTCAAGTGTAAACGGTACGAGACCTTGGGAATCGAGATCTCCAAATCATCTGATTTGGTGGTAAACATTTCCTTTGCACTCAAGATGACTTTCATCTTGATATCTGCTAGCATCCTCGTGCAAACTCTCGCATTTATCTTTATGTAA